A single genomic interval of Spinacia oleracea cultivar Varoflay chromosome 6, BTI_SOV_V1, whole genome shotgun sequence harbors:
- the LOC110796236 gene encoding NADPH-dependent codeinone reductase 1-2-like has product MLVIAGGLSSPPPLLLASRRPSCSPLAAAASPSHSIAAARSHSIAAAARLIQWLEFSIDSKIKSIGSSVFVDKITMSKQLSFVAADYQNEAEVREALADVFQTGLVKREDLFITTKLWNSDHGHVLEACKDSLKKLRLDYLDLYLVQFPVATKNTDLTSQMLVRDLIPSVPSLDSPGQVQFMIGDCEAAGNAFLFS; this is encoded by the exons ATGCTAGTGATTGCTGGTGGCCTATCGTCGCCGCCGCCGTTGCTGCTTGCTTCTCGCCGCCCTAGCTGCTCGCCTCTCGCAGCCGCCGCTTCTCCCAGCCATTCAATCGCCGCCGCTCGCAGCCATTCCATCGCCGCAGCTGCTCGGTTAATTCAATGGTTGGAGTTCTCAATCGATTCTAAAATAAAATCGATCGGCAGTTCG GTCTTTGTTGATAAGATTACGATGAGTAAGCAGCTAAGTTTTGTTGCAGCTGATTACCAGAATGAAGCTGAGGTTAGGGAGGCACTTGCTGATGTATTTCAAACTGGGCTTGTTAAGAGGGAGGATCTTTTCATAACCACTAAG CTGTGGAACTCTGACCATGGACATGTACTTGAAGCCTGTAAAGACAGTTTAAAGAAACTTCGCCTTGATTATTTGGATCTGTACTTGGTTCAATTTCCTGTAGCCACAAAGAATACTG ATTTGACATCCCAGATGCTTGTGAGAGACTTAATCCCCTCAGTGCCTTCTTTAGATTCACCTGGTCAAGTACAATTTATGATAGGAGATTGTGAAGCTGCAGGTAATGCCTTTCTCTTTAGTTAG